A stretch of Gasterosteus aculeatus chromosome 4, fGasAcu3.hap1.1, whole genome shotgun sequence DNA encodes these proteins:
- the dyrk2 gene encoding dual specificity tyrosine-phosphorylation-regulated kinase 2 isoform X1 has translation MLTKKPGTSVLPAGKAGEPVFSPAHGGSQTASPGALPRLRNHNLTGGPRAAMSQAVQLSSQSQVTQLYEENTNKRPVLTSQPNGLAPLGSTRPGLPLPDRQSSAPEPPNHCRQGSASSNKSTEGKPKPSSLSPEQAMKQFMSKMSSLEHHEVFSYPEVYFVGPNAKKRSGVPGGANNGGYDDDQGSYIHVPHDHIAYRYEVLKVIGKGSFGQVVKAFDHRSQTHLALKMVRNEKRFHRQAAEEIRILEHLRKQDKDSSMNVIHMLENFTFRNHICMTFELLSMNLYELIKKNKFQGFSLPLVRKFAHSILQCLDSLHKNRIIHCDLKPENILLKQQGRSGIKVIDFGSSCYEHQRVYTYIQSRFYRAPEVILGSRYGMPIDMWSLGCILAELLTGYPLLPGEDEADQLACIIELLGMPSQKLLDASKRAKNFVSSKGYPRYCTVTTLPDGTAMLNAGRSRRGKVRGTPGSKDWSVALKGADDPLFLDFLKQCLEWDPALRMTPSQALRHPWLRRRLPKPPTGTTPGDKTSSSKRGAATTADGAITSLSKLATTSSTTASSSKTRTNLAAITDANGNIQPRTVLPKLVS, from the exons GCAAAGCGGGCGAGCCGGTCTTCTCTCCGGCTCACGGTGGCTCTCAGACGGCGTCGCCCGGCGCGCTGCCGCGACTCCGCAACCACAACCTGACG GGAGGCCCTAGAGCTGCCATGTCGCAGGCCGTCCAGCTGTCGTCTCAGTCTCAGGTCACCCAGCTGTACGAGGAGAACACCAACAAGCGTCCGGTGCTGACCTCCCAGCCCAACGGCCTGGCTCCTCTCGGCTCCACCCGGCCGGGCCTCCCGCTGCCAGACCGCCAGTCCTCGGCCCCGGAGCCCCCCAACCACTGCCGGCAGGGCAGCGCCTCTTCCAACAAGTCGACGGAGGGCAAGCCGAAGCCGTCCTCCCTGTCACCGGAGCAGGCTATGAAGCAGTTCATGTCCAAGATGTCGTCTCTGGAGCACCACGAGGTCTTCAGCTACCCCGAAG TGTATTTCGTCGGCCCAAATGcgaagaagaggtcaggggtcCCGGGCGGAGCCAACAACGGCGGCTACGATGACGATCAGGGGTCCTACATCCACGTTCCACACGACCACATCGCCTACCGCTACGAGGTCCTGAAGGTCATTGGCAAGGGCAGCTTTGGACAG GTGGTGAAGGCCTTCGACCACCGGTCTCAGACCCACTTAGCCCTGAAGATGGTCCGCAATGAGAAGCGCTTCCACCGGCAGGCGGCTGAGGAGATCCGCATCCTGGAGCACCTAAGGAAGCAAGACAAGGACTCCAGCATGAACGTCATCCACATGCTGGAGAACTTCACCTTCCGGAACCACATCTGCATGACCTTCGAGCTGCTCAGCATGAACCTGTACGAGCTCATCAAGAAAAACAAGTTCCAGGGCTTTAGCCTCCCGCTGGTCAGGAAGTTTGCCCACTCCATCCTGCAGTGCCTGGACTCGCTGCACAAGAACCGCATCATCCACTGCGACCTGAAGCCCGAGAACATCCTGCTGAAGCAGCAGGGACGCAGCGGCATCAAG GTCATAGATTTTGGTTCGAGCTGTTACGAACATCAGAGAGTTTACACCTACATCCAGTCCAGGTTCTACAGAGCGCCGGAGGTCATTCTAG GCTCCAGGTACGGGATGCCGATCGACATGTGGTCCCTGGGCTGCATTCTGGCCGAGCTGTTGACCGGTTACCCGCTGCTGCCGGGCGAGGACGAGGCCGACCAGCTGGCGTGCATCATCGAGCTGCTGGGAATGCCGAGCCAGAAGCTCCTCGACGCCTCCAAGAGGGCCAAGAACTTTGTGTCATCCAAGGGCTACCCGCGCTACTGCACCGTCACCACGCTGCCCGACGGCACCGCCATGCTCAACGCCGGCCGCTCACGGCGGGGGAAGGTGCGCGGCACGCCCGGCAGCAAGGACTGGAGCGTGGCGCTGAAGGGCGCAGACGACCCGCTGTTCTTGGACTTCCTGAAGCAGTGCCTGGAGTGGGACCCGGCGCTCAGGATGACGCCCAGCCAGGCGCTGCGCCACCCGTGGCTGAGAAGACGACTCCCCAAGCCACCGACGGGAACCACGCCAGGGGACAAGACCTCCTCCTCTAAACGCGGCGCCGCCACAACCGCCGACGGCGCCATAACCTCCTTATCCAAGCTCGCCACCACCTCCTCAACCACCGCCTCTTCCTCCAAAACCAGGACTAACTTGGCGGCAATCACCGACGCCAACGGGAACATCCAGCCCAGGACGGTGCTGCCCAAGCTGGTCAGCTGA
- the dyrk2 gene encoding dual specificity tyrosine-phosphorylation-regulated kinase 2 isoform X2 yields MSQAVQLSSQSQVTQLYEENTNKRPVLTSQPNGLAPLGSTRPGLPLPDRQSSAPEPPNHCRQGSASSNKSTEGKPKPSSLSPEQAMKQFMSKMSSLEHHEVFSYPEVYFVGPNAKKRSGVPGGANNGGYDDDQGSYIHVPHDHIAYRYEVLKVIGKGSFGQVVKAFDHRSQTHLALKMVRNEKRFHRQAAEEIRILEHLRKQDKDSSMNVIHMLENFTFRNHICMTFELLSMNLYELIKKNKFQGFSLPLVRKFAHSILQCLDSLHKNRIIHCDLKPENILLKQQGRSGIKVIDFGSSCYEHQRVYTYIQSRFYRAPEVILGSRYGMPIDMWSLGCILAELLTGYPLLPGEDEADQLACIIELLGMPSQKLLDASKRAKNFVSSKGYPRYCTVTTLPDGTAMLNAGRSRRGKVRGTPGSKDWSVALKGADDPLFLDFLKQCLEWDPALRMTPSQALRHPWLRRRLPKPPTGTTPGDKTSSSKRGAATTADGAITSLSKLATTSSTTASSSKTRTNLAAITDANGNIQPRTVLPKLVS; encoded by the exons ATGTCGCAGGCCGTCCAGCTGTCGTCTCAGTCTCAGGTCACCCAGCTGTACGAGGAGAACACCAACAAGCGTCCGGTGCTGACCTCCCAGCCCAACGGCCTGGCTCCTCTCGGCTCCACCCGGCCGGGCCTCCCGCTGCCAGACCGCCAGTCCTCGGCCCCGGAGCCCCCCAACCACTGCCGGCAGGGCAGCGCCTCTTCCAACAAGTCGACGGAGGGCAAGCCGAAGCCGTCCTCCCTGTCACCGGAGCAGGCTATGAAGCAGTTCATGTCCAAGATGTCGTCTCTGGAGCACCACGAGGTCTTCAGCTACCCCGAAG TGTATTTCGTCGGCCCAAATGcgaagaagaggtcaggggtcCCGGGCGGAGCCAACAACGGCGGCTACGATGACGATCAGGGGTCCTACATCCACGTTCCACACGACCACATCGCCTACCGCTACGAGGTCCTGAAGGTCATTGGCAAGGGCAGCTTTGGACAG GTGGTGAAGGCCTTCGACCACCGGTCTCAGACCCACTTAGCCCTGAAGATGGTCCGCAATGAGAAGCGCTTCCACCGGCAGGCGGCTGAGGAGATCCGCATCCTGGAGCACCTAAGGAAGCAAGACAAGGACTCCAGCATGAACGTCATCCACATGCTGGAGAACTTCACCTTCCGGAACCACATCTGCATGACCTTCGAGCTGCTCAGCATGAACCTGTACGAGCTCATCAAGAAAAACAAGTTCCAGGGCTTTAGCCTCCCGCTGGTCAGGAAGTTTGCCCACTCCATCCTGCAGTGCCTGGACTCGCTGCACAAGAACCGCATCATCCACTGCGACCTGAAGCCCGAGAACATCCTGCTGAAGCAGCAGGGACGCAGCGGCATCAAG GTCATAGATTTTGGTTCGAGCTGTTACGAACATCAGAGAGTTTACACCTACATCCAGTCCAGGTTCTACAGAGCGCCGGAGGTCATTCTAG GCTCCAGGTACGGGATGCCGATCGACATGTGGTCCCTGGGCTGCATTCTGGCCGAGCTGTTGACCGGTTACCCGCTGCTGCCGGGCGAGGACGAGGCCGACCAGCTGGCGTGCATCATCGAGCTGCTGGGAATGCCGAGCCAGAAGCTCCTCGACGCCTCCAAGAGGGCCAAGAACTTTGTGTCATCCAAGGGCTACCCGCGCTACTGCACCGTCACCACGCTGCCCGACGGCACCGCCATGCTCAACGCCGGCCGCTCACGGCGGGGGAAGGTGCGCGGCACGCCCGGCAGCAAGGACTGGAGCGTGGCGCTGAAGGGCGCAGACGACCCGCTGTTCTTGGACTTCCTGAAGCAGTGCCTGGAGTGGGACCCGGCGCTCAGGATGACGCCCAGCCAGGCGCTGCGCCACCCGTGGCTGAGAAGACGACTCCCCAAGCCACCGACGGGAACCACGCCAGGGGACAAGACCTCCTCCTCTAAACGCGGCGCCGCCACAACCGCCGACGGCGCCATAACCTCCTTATCCAAGCTCGCCACCACCTCCTCAACCACCGCCTCTTCCTCCAAAACCAGGACTAACTTGGCGGCAATCACCGACGCCAACGGGAACATCCAGCCCAGGACGGTGCTGCCCAAGCTGGTCAGCTGA
- the LOC120816919 gene encoding interferon gamma has translation MVATVRAVVSVSLWLIVSQVRGAYVPPKMNKTIHNLLRHYKISQRELFNGKPVFSKDPLPGEMGAKQVFVGAVLETYDQLLGQMLKQLPTPAPKTDESNGLPASVAPGDNVRTELTYILKKVQELRKHRYQEQEKLLLQLRALKHIQMDNLVVQSKALWELPRLYEEASSLGDIERRRRRRQAKRLKTRQRA, from the exons ATGGTTGCCACGGTGAGAGCGGTGGTCAGCGTGTCCCTCTGGCTGATTGTGTCCCAGGTCCGAGGTGCCTACGTCCCCCCAAAGATGAACAAGACCATCCACAACCTCCTGCGGCACTAT AAGATTTCACAGAGAGAGCTATTTAACGGGAAGCCAGTGTTCTCCAAAGACCCACTGCCTGGTGAAATGGGG GCAAAACAGGTGTTTGTGGGCGCCGTTCTGGAGACGTACGACCAGCTGCTTGGCCAGATGCTGAAGCAGCTTCCCACGCCGGCTcccaagacggacgagagcaaCGGGCTTCCTGCCTCCGTTGCCCCCGGAGACAACGTCAGGACGGAGCTCACCTACATCCTGAAGAAGGTCCAGGAGCTGAGGAAGCACCGCTaccaggagcaggagaagcttCTGCTGCAACTGAGGGCTCTCAAACACATCCAG ATGGACAACCTTGTTGTCCAGAGCAAAGCATTGTGGGAGCTGCCGCGGCTGTACGAGGAGGCGAGCTCGTTGGGCGACatcgagaggaggaggaggcgacggCAAGCCAAGAGGCTCAAAACCCGTCAGAGAGCCTGA
- the LOC120817992 gene encoding uncharacterized protein LOC120817992, which yields MQTPIYTQAHGSTDSIIDSTQPTALLAEQTAVSCPEVIMSQSGASLCPLVLLVLLGGAMASKKENDHELIVNLLRLKEREVGGNPLFGSVIKSINTSCQRKVLVMNATLNVYSKIFSTVLQTEQHGRAVVPLLDKLESKEKRDKVRSVLESMKQKMEKQSRHLGQLNLDREDVLSKLGDITVEDPSVQRKALAEFDEVYQAIAVSYPKCGHAHSSSAQ from the exons ATGCAGACGCCTATATATACGCAGGCCCACGGGTCAACAGACAGCATCATTGACTCGACTCAGCCCACCGCTCTTCTTGCAGAACAAACCGCCGTGAGCTGCCCTGAAGTCATCATGTCTCAGAGCGGTGCTTCTCTGTGTCCACTGGTCCTACTGGTCCTACTGGGAGGTGCGATGGCGTCCAAGAAGGAAAACGACCACGAGTTGATAGTAAACTTGCTG CGGTTGAAGGAGAGGGAGGTCGGAGGAAATCCTCTCTTTGGTTCTGTCATCAAGAGCATCAACACCTCCTGCCAG AGAAAAGTGCTCGTGATGAACGCCACCCTCAACGTCTACAGCAAGATCTTCTCCACCGTCCTGCAGACCGAGCAGCACGGTCGGGCCGTGGTCCCTCTGCTGGACAAGCTGGAGTCCAAGGAGAAGAGGGACAAAGTGAGGTCGGTCTTGGAGTCCATGAAGCAGAAGATGGAGAAGCAGAGCAGGCACCTGGGCCAGCTGAACCTCGACAGGGAGGACGTGCTCAGCAAGCTGGGGGACATAACG GTGGAAGACCCCTCGGTTCAGAGAAAGGCTCTGGCGGAGTTTGATGAGGTCTACCAGGCGATCGCTGTGAGCTACCCCAAATGTGGACACGCCCACTCCTCCTCTGCCCAATGA
- the il26 gene encoding interleukin-26, translating into MFLLFVRTSALALLLGLVAGGTNAPERRLTCPQEIPPGLIRDLWSRTNLLISALPKEANLVRRQRLLPKFCTDCPERVIGWLEMKELMDVYQRSVFSRAVVHKLLPPHYSELLYRVQHTLQHCVSSSKSSEWFKIIRKLERKIQKRRDKGALKAVGEFTFILRWIDELSQHRSH; encoded by the exons atgttcctcctcttcgtcaGGACCTCGGCCCTCGCTCTGCTCCTCGGCCTGGTGGCCGGCGGGACGAACGCACCGGAGCGACGCCTCACCTGTCCACAGGAGATCCCCCCGGGGCTGATCCGAGACCTGTGGAGCCGCACCAACCTGCTGATCAGCGCGCTGCCG AAAGAAGCAAATCTGGTCAGGAGACAAAGACTTCTGCCCAAGTTCTGCACCGACTGTCCGGAG cgtgtgattggctggctggAGATGAAGGAGCTGATGGACGTCTACCAGAGGAGCGTGTTCAGCAGGGCCGTCGTCCAcaagctcctccccccccactacAGCGAGCTGCTGTACCGCGTCCAACACACGCTGCAGCACTGC GTTTCTTCCTCTAAATCTTCAGAATGGTTTAAAATCATCAGGAAACTGGAAAGAAAAATCCAAAAG AGGAGAGACAAAGGAGCGCTGAAGGCCGTCGGAGAGTTCACCTTCATCCTCAGGTGGATCGATGAGCTGAGCCAGCACCGCAGCCACTAA